Proteins from one Fragaria vesca subsp. vesca linkage group LG6, FraVesHawaii_1.0, whole genome shotgun sequence genomic window:
- the LOC101292331 gene encoding probable glutamate carboxypeptidase 2-like: MGQPLPNPTTLLFSKPCTFLFILIICILGFYTLHYPHASPSHSNPQTALRFRRNFLSSATNSTVAAYLRALTQHPHLAGTKPSLDTIHYVQSHFSGLGLQTHTAHYDALLSYPLRSSLSAHFSNGSHVDIPLSEPGFSDDGVVQPYHAYSPSGSAHAKVVFVNYGGGEDYRALEALGVNVSGCVVIARRGGELPRSEAVRNAEKRGAVAVLLYTEGDRRFNKGFERGFVMNGVGDPLSPGWGGVDGAERLDLDDPEVLKRFPNIPSLPLSAEAAGTILGSLGGAPAPPGWRAGVERVGPGPTVVNFTYEGEKKMVTIQNVFAVIKGLEEPDRYVLLGNHRDAWTYGAVDPNSGTAALLDIARRYALLIHSGWKPRRTIILCSWDAEEFGIVGSTEWVEQNLVNLGSKAVAYLNVDCAAQGPGFFVGATPQLDNLILEVTKKVKDPDLESSTVYENWLATNSVIDIQRLSGVDSDFAPFVQHAGVPSIDIYYGRDFPVYHTAFDSYDWMTKFGDPLFHRHVAVAGIWGLIALHLADDSILPFNYFSYVDQLKHYKDVLSHLLDGSTSLDPLTTAIEEFANAAREAENEAQKLREEEGSSEFVMLKKRALNDRLMLAERGFLDSDGLEGRQWFKHLVYGPPTDHGSKLFVFPGVADAMNQAKSMKAGRGQAKLRHEIWRVARAIQRAARSLKGEIH, translated from the exons ATGGGTCAACCTCTCCCCAACCCCACTACCCTCCTCTTCTCCAAGCCATGCACCTTCCTTTTCATCCTCATCATCTGCATTCTTGGCTTCTACACTCTACATTACCCCCACGCTTCACCTTCCCATTCAAATCCCCAAACTGCCCTCCGTTTCCGCCGTAATTTCCTCTCCTCTGCCACCAACTCCACCGTCGCCGCCTACCTGAGAGCACTCACCCAACACCCCCACCTCGCCGGCACCAAACCCTCACTCGACACCATCCACTATGTCCAGTCCCACTTCTCGGGCCTGGGCCTCCAGACCCACACGGCCCACTACGACGCCCTCCTCTCCTACCCCCTCCGCTCCTCTCTCTCCGCGCATTTTAGCAACGGCAGCCATGTCGACATCCCGCTTTCCGAGCCGGGTTTTTCGGACGACGGCGTCGTCCAACCCTACCACGCCTACTCACCTTCGGGCTCGGCGCACGCTAAGGTTGTGTTCGTGAACTACGGCGGCGGCGAGGACTATCGTGCGCTGGAGGCGCTGGGGGTGAACGTCAGCGGCTGCGTGGTGATCGCCAGAAGAGGCGGCGAGTTGCCGAGAAGCGAGGCGGTTAGAAACGCCGAGAAACGCGGCGCGGTGGCCGTACTGTTGTACACCGAGGGGGATAGGAGGTTTAACAAGGGTTTTGAGAGAGGGTTTGTGATGAATGGGGTGGGGGACCCACTGAGCCCCGGGTGGGGCGGAGTTGACGGAGCTGAGAGGTTGGATTTGGACGACCCTGAGGTTTTGAAGAGGTTTCCCAATATTCCATCGTTGCCCTTGTCCGCCGAGGCCGCCGGAACCATTTTGGGCAGCCTTGGAGGGGCTCCGGCCCCGCCGGGGTGGCGGGCCGGAGTCGAGCGTGTCGGGCCGGGGCCGACTGTGGTGAACTTCACGTACGAG GGGGAGAAAAAGATGGTGACAATTCAGAATGTTTTTGCGGTCATAAAGGGGTTGGAAGAGCCTGACCGCTATGTGCTTCTTGGCAACCATAGAGATGCATGGACATATGGGGCTGTTGACCCTAACAGTGGAACTGCAGCGTTACTTGACATTGCTCGTCGATATGCTCTTCTTATTCATTCAGGTTGGAAGCCTAGGAGGACAATTATCCTTTGTAGTTGGGATGCAGAGGAATTTGGAATA GTAGGATCTACCGAGTGGGTTGAACAAAACCTTGTTAATCTCGGCTCCAAAGCTGTTGCATACCTTAATGTAGATTGTGCAGCTCAAGGGCCAGGATTCTTTGTTGGGGCGACTCCTCAGCTGGACAATCTCATTCTTGAGGTGACAAAAAAG GTCAAAGATCCTGACTTGGAGAGTTCCACTGTATACGAGAACTGGCTAGCCACAAATAGTGTCATTGAT ATTCAAAGACTTAGCGGAGTTGATTCAGATTTTGCTCCATTTGTACAACATGCGGGGGTTCCTTCCATTGACATCTACTATGGAAGAG ATTTTCCTGTTTATCACACTGCTTTTGACTCGTATGACTGGATGACAAAGTTTGGAGATCCTTTGTTTCATCGTCATGTGGCTG TTGCTGGAATATGGGGTCTTATAGCCCTCCACCTGGCTGATGATTCAATCCTCCCTTTCAATTACTTTTCCTATGTGGATCAGTTAAAG CATTACAAAGATGTTTTGAGCCACTTGTTGGATGGGAGTACATCTCTAGATCCTCTCACAACAGCAATTGAGGAATTTGCGAATGCAGCCAGAGAAGCTGAAAATGAAGCACAG AAGCTGAGAGAGGAAGAGGGCTCAAGTGAATTTGTAATGCTGAAGAAGAGGGCTTTGAATGATCGGCTGATGCTTGCTGAAAGAGGCTTCCTGGATTCTGACGGTCTTGAAGGAAGACAGTGGTTCAAGCATCTT GTTTATGGTCCTCCTACTGATCACGGAAGCAAACTCTTTGTCTTTCCTGGAGTAGCAGATGCCATGAATCAGGCTAAGAGCATGAAAGCAGGACGGGGGCAAGCAAAACTTCGACATGAGATTTGGAGAGTTGCCAGAGCCATTCAGAGGGCTGCCAGATCCTTGAAAGGAGAAATTCACTGA
- the LOC101306938 gene encoding tropinone reductase homolog → MSGFKSQRWSLKGMTALVTSGTRGIGYAIVEELAGLGATVHTCARNKALIDERVQEWKIKGFTVSGSVCDLTSKSQREELIKTVSSAFDGKLSILVNNAAIVTLRGTTDYSLEDFSSMMSSNVESPYHLCQLAHPLLKASGNGSIIFVSSIAGVIALPKLSAYAATKGAIIQISKNLACEWAKDKIRTNTVAPWAQRDDFRRLIARTPIRRLADPNEISSLVTFLCLPAASYINGQVVSIDGGFTVSGF, encoded by the exons ATGTCTGGGTTCAAAAGCCAAAGATGGTCTCTTAAGGGTATGACTGCACTCGTCACCAGTGGAACTAGAGGCATTGG GTATGCCATTGTAGAAGAATTAGCAGGACTTGGAGCAACAGTGCATACCTGTGCTCGTAACAAGGCACTAATCGATGAAAGGGTTCAAGAGTGGAAAATTAAGGGTTTTACAGTGAGTGGTTCAGTTTGTGACCTCACATCTAAATCTCAAAGGGAGGAGCTCATAAAGACTGTCTCATCTGCTTTCGATGGCAAGCTTAGTATCCTT GTAAACAATGCTGCAATAGTCACACTCAGAGGAACTACAGATTATAGTTTAGAAGATTTCTCAAGTATGATGAGCAGTAATGTTGAGTCTCCCTACCATCTTTGTCAACTGGCACATCCTCTTCTCAAGGCATCAGGAAATGGAAGCATTATTTTTGTTTCCTCTATTGCTGGTGTAATAGCTCTGCCTAAACTGTCTGCCTATGCAGCCACTAAAG GAGCAATCATTCAGATTTCAAAGAACTTGGCATGTGAATGGGCAAAGGATAAAATTCGAACAAACACTGTAGCACCATGGGCT CAACGTGATGATTTCAGAAGGCTAATAGCTCGAACTCCCATTCGTCGCCTTGCAGACCCTAATGAAATTTCATCTCTAGTGACATTTCTTTGCCTCCCAGCTGCTTCTTATATCAATGGACAAGTTGTTAGCATTGATGGAGGATTTACAGTTAGTGGTTTCTAG
- the LOC101291744 gene encoding uncharacterized protein LOC101291744: MEDSIRSYCNSMASFCNHLQSSCDALKTSIDRRPIPLASASSTFIHSLNRRVSAASAHLNLLETMSFDTVSFEELLGHCNEVYKDNQTRLLHLQDRLQPFGYVPEIEIDEDDDVSTPITEQDGSDAPEDEDDLLDESLSLKKLGLSDASLATLAFQANARNEDQDVSFPSKDSSGASEDGSFSDSGEAEDKQMIALAPLQLVKVCRDDYECLPSYMKSLAPWEDLLAAVEKINSGLKQKTSGGNLFHQDEISSLGLGPKARSFLLLLVRMNQLVVETVDGVISYRVL; encoded by the exons ATGGAGGACTCGATTCGAAGCTACTGCAATTCCATGGCCTCCTTCTGCAACCACCTCCAGAGCAGCTGCGACGCCCTCAAGACCTCCATCGACCGCCGCCCCATCCCTCTCGCCAGCGCCTCCTCCACCTTCATCCACTCCCTCAACCGCCGCGTCTCCGCCGCCAGCGCCCACCTCAACCTCCTCGAAACGATGTCGTTCGACACCGTCTCCTTTGAGGAGCTGCTCGGTCACTGCAACGAGGTCTACAAGGACAACCAAACCCGCCTCCTCCACCTCCAAGACCGCCTCCAGCCCTTCGGTTACGTCCCCG AAATTGAAATCGATGAGGATGACGATGTCTCAACGCCGATTACTGAACAGGATGGATCGGATGCGCCTGAGGACGAAGACGATTT ATTGGACGAGTCATTAAGTCTGAAGAAGCTTGGGCTTTCGGATGCTTCCCTTGCCACTCTAGCATTCCAAG CTAATGCTAGAAACGAGGATCAAGATGTATCTTTTCCTTCTAAGGACAGCTCGGGAGCGTCTGAAGATGGATCATTCTCGGATTCTG GGGAAGCAGAGGATAAGCAAATGATAGCGCTAGCTCCGTTGCAACTAGTGAAGGTTTGCAGGGATGATTACGAGTGTCTTCCTTCCTACATGAAAAGTCTAGCGCCTTGGGAG GACCTGCTTGCTGCTGTAGAGAAGATCAACTCGGGCCTGAAACAGAAAACAAGTGGAGGAAATCTCTTCCACCAAGATGAAATTTCATCCTTGGGTTTGG GGCCTAAAGCTAGATCTTTTTTGCTGCTGCTTGTACGAATGAACCAATTAGTTGTTGAGACAGTAGATGGTGTGATATCCTACCGAGTTTTATAG
- the LOC101292041 gene encoding agamous-like MADS-box protein AGL80-like, with protein sequence MARKKVKLAYITDDSARKATFKKRKKGLMKKVSELSTLCDVNACAIIYSPYDSQPEVWPSPQGVQSVLARFNSMPSMDQSKKMFNQDTYLRERIGKVQEQLKNQKKENRKKEIERVMFQSLTGKSLQGLMHMDLKDLDRTIDQHLEQIQSRVKSITEEALKNQSQEQGASVAADHKPDHVIKRLTI encoded by the coding sequence ATGGCAAGAAAGAAGGTGAAATTGGCCTACATCACTGATGACAGTGCTCGCAAAGCGACATTCAAGAAGAGGAAGAAGGGTCTTATGAAGAAGGTGAGTGAACTCTCCACTCTTTGTGATGTTAATGCTTGTGCTATAATCTACAGCCCCTATGACTCCCAACCAGAGGTCTGGCCTTCCCCACAGGGAGTTCAAAGCGTCCTTGCACGATTCAATAGCATGCCTTCCATGGACCAAAGCAAGAAGATGTTTAACCAAGATACCTATCTGAGAGAAAGGATTGGGAAAGTTCAAGAGCAGCTCAAGAACCAGAAGAAGGAAAATCGAAAGAAGGAGATTGAGCGTGTCATGTTCCAGAGCCTCACAGGAAAGTCCCTCCAGGGCTTGATGCATATGGACTTGAAGGATCTGGACAGGACCATTGACCAGCATTTGGAGCAGATACAAAGCAGGGTGAAGAGTATCACGGAGGAGGCTTTGAAGAATCAGAGCCAGGAGCAAGGAGCCTCAGTCGCAGCAGATCATAAACCGGATCATGTTATTAAAAGGCTGACGATCTAG